A genomic window from Gambusia affinis linkage group LG16, SWU_Gaff_1.0, whole genome shotgun sequence includes:
- the gjb10 gene encoding gap junction protein beta 10 codes for MNWAFLQGLLSGVNKYSTAFGRVWLSIVFLFRVMVFVVAAEKVWGDEQKDFSCNTAQPGCHNVCFDYFFPVSHIRLWALQLIFVTCPSLLVVMHVAYREDREKKHREKHGENSGRLYLNTGKKRGGLWWTYVLTLLFKIGVDVTFVYLLYHIYEGYDFPSLIKCTQDPCPNTVDCFISRPTEKKIFTVFMVATSLVCVLLSIFEVIYLVGKRLHECVTGNHHSNRMTNTLSSRSSLMELNAMKHTGKKTPETPAPSYSTAVS; via the coding sequence ATGAACTGGGCATTCCTCCAAGGCTTGCTCAGTGGGGTGAACAAGTACTCCACAGCCTTTGGTAGAGTGTGGCTGTCCATTGTGTTCCTCTTCAGGGTCATGGTGTTTGTGGTGGCGGCTGAGAAGGTGTGGGGAGATGAGCAGAAAGACTTCAGTTGCAACACGGCTCAGCCAGGATGCCACAATGTCTGCTTCGACTACTTCTTCCCAGTGTCCCATATCAGGCTGTGGGCCCTGCAGCTCATCTTCGTCACCTGCCCCTCGCTCCTGGTGGTGATGCATGTAGCCTACAGGGAAGATCGGGAGAAAAAGCACAGGGAAAAGCATGGCGAAAACAGCGGCCGACTTTACCTGAACACTGGGAAGAAACGCGGAGGTCTGTGGTGGACCTACGTCCTCACGTTGCTTTTCAAAATAGGGGTGGATGTGACCTTCGTCTACCTTCTCTACCATATCTACGAGGGGTACGACTTCCCCTCTCTGATCAAGTGCACACAGGACCCGTGTCCCAACACAGTGGACTGCTTCATCTCTCGGCCTACCGAGAAGAAAATCTTCACCGTCTTCATGGTGGCCACCAGCCTGGTCTGCGTTCTGCTCTCCATCTTCGAGGTCATCTACCTGGTGGGAAAACGCCTCCACGAGTGTGTCACTGGGAATCATCACTCAAATCGCATGACCAACACGCTGTCCAGCAGATCCAGTCTGATGGAATTGAACGCTATGAAACAtacagggaaaaaaacaccCGAAACGCCTGCACCCTCATACAGCACAGCTGTATCGTGA